The genomic DNA TGAACGCGGCCAGGATCCACGCCGTCTGGAGCGTGCTCAGGCCGAGGTCGTGGCGGTAGTGGGGGAGCAGCGGAACGACCGCGGACCACAGCGCGAGATCGAACACGACGAGCACGCAGACGAGGGCGATCAGGCGGCGCACGCGAGCATCGTACGGGCGCCCGGCGGGGCCGCGATAGCATGGCGTGCCCATCGCGTGCATCGGAGGTCGGCGGTGAACTGGGAGGTCTTCATCACGTGCGCCGTCACGGGCGCCGGCGACACCGCCGGCCGCAGCCCGCTGGTGCCGGTTGCGCCCGAGCAGATCGCGGACGCGGCCGTCGAGGCGGCCCGGGCGGGCGCGGCCATCGCGCACGTCCACGTCCGCAATCCCGAGACGGGCAAGGGCGCCCGCGACCCCGAGCTGTACCGCCAGGTGGTCGAGCGGGTGCGCGCCGCCGACGTCGACGTCGTGCTCAACCTGACCGCGGGGATGGGGGGCGACCTCGTCCTCGGCGGCGAGGACGATCCGCTGCCGCCCGACGCCGCCGCCACCGACATGGCCGGGGCCGACGAGCGCCTGCGCCACGTGGCCGAGCTGCGGCCCGAGATCTGCACGCTCGACTGCGGCACGATGAACTTCGCCGCCGGCGGCGACTACGTCATGGTGAACACGCCCGGGATGCTGCGGGCGATGGCACAGCGGGTCAGGGAGCTCGGCGTGCGGCCGGAGCTCGAGGTGTTCGACACCGGTCACCTGGTGATGGTGAAGGAGATGATCGCGGACGGCCTGATCGAGCCGCCGCCGCTGATCCAGCTCTGCACCGGCATTCCCTACGGCGCCCCCGACGACCCCGGCACGCTGCTCGCGATGCGAAGCCAGCTTCCGGACGACGCGGTGTTCTCTGCGTTCTCGATCGGGCGGATGCAGCTCCCATTCGTGGCGATGGCGGCCCTGATCGGCGGCAACGTCCGGGTCGGGCTCGAGGACAACCTCATGCTCGAGCGGGGCGTGAACGCCACCAACGCACAGCTGGTCGAGCGGGCGGTGCAAATCCTGCGGGCGATGAACGTGCGCATCCTCACGGCGGCCGAGGTGCGGGCGAAGCTGGGGCTCACGCGCGGTGGCTGAGCCGGGGGCCGGCCGGCCGCGGGCGGTGGGCCTCCTCGGCGGCGGGGTCATCGGCGGAGGCTGGGCGGCGCGGTTCCTGCAAAGCGGCGTCGACGTGCGCGTGTACGACCCCGACCCGCGGGCGGCGGAGAGGATCGCGGCGGTGCTCGAGAACTCCCGCCGGGCCTGGGGCCGGCTGACGCTCGCGCCGCTCCCGGCCGAGGGCCGGCTCGAGATCGTCGCGACGGTCGAGGAGGCGGTCGCGGGGGCCGACTTCGTGCAGGAGAACGCGCCCGAGCGGGAGGCGCTGAAGCGCGAGCTCCTGGCCCGGGCCGACCGGGCCGCCGGGGCCGATGTCGTGTTCTGCTCGTCGACGTCCGGCCTGCGCCCATCGCTGCTCCAGGCCGACATGGACCGGCCGGGACGGCTGGCGGTCGGCCATCCGTTCAACCCCGTCTACCTGTTGCCGCT from Gaiellales bacterium includes the following:
- a CDS encoding 3-keto-5-aminohexanoate cleavage protein is translated as MNWEVFITCAVTGAGDTAGRSPLVPVAPEQIADAAVEAARAGAAIAHVHVRNPETGKGARDPELYRQVVERVRAADVDVVLNLTAGMGGDLVLGGEDDPLPPDAAATDMAGADERLRHVAELRPEICTLDCGTMNFAAGGDYVMVNTPGMLRAMAQRVRELGVRPELEVFDTGHLVMVKEMIADGLIEPPPLIQLCTGIPYGAPDDPGTLLAMRSQLPDDAVFSAFSIGRMQLPFVAMAALIGGNVRVGLEDNLMLERGVNATNAQLVERAVQILRAMNVRILTAAEVRAKLGLTRGG